One genomic segment of Hordeum vulgare subsp. vulgare chromosome 2H, MorexV3_pseudomolecules_assembly, whole genome shotgun sequence includes these proteins:
- the LOC123429172 gene encoding indole-2-monooxygenase-like codes for MSQVQHALHKLLLPLLRSASPQAALVPVLVCSLLVILVVRRFGMATAREQLLSKLPSPSFRLPIIGHLHLVGSLPHISLRDLAAKHGRDGLMLLRLGAVPTLVVSSPSAAQAVLRTHDHVFASRAYSPVTEILFYGPSDVAFCPFGEHWRQVKKIATTHLLTNKKVRSYRHAREYEVTLVLAKISDAASRCTAIDLSDLLSAFACDIVCRVVSGKLFRKQGHNKLFRELIDANALLIGGFNLEDYFPKLVKLDIIKRMVCAKARKVNKMWDDLLNNLIDEHASKLTLLEHNKEENDFIDVLLTIQHEYNLTRDHIKAQLAVMFEAGTDTSFIVLEYAMVRLVQNPHLMQKLQGELRSSIPKGKELVTIDDISNFAYLEAVIKETLRLHMPAPLLVPHLSMVDCNINGYKIPSGMRTIINSWALARDPSSWENAEDFMPERFMDGGTAATMDYKGNAFSYLPFGTGRRMCPGFNFAIATIEIMLANLVYHFDWKLPEESMKGGISMAELFGVTIRRKEKLLLVPVVPQDKDTGP; via the exons ATGTCGCAGGTGCAGCATGCCCTCCATAagctgctgctgccgctgctgagGTCTGCGTCTCCACAGGCAGCCCTAGTGCCGGTGCTCGTCTGTTCTCTTCTCGTCATCCTGGTCGTGCGCCGTTTTGGGATGGCCACCGCAAGAGAGCAGCTGCTGAGCAAGCTGCCTTCCCCCAGCTTCAGGCTGCCGATCATCGGCCACCTGCACCTCGTCGGCTCCCTCCCGCACATCTCCCTCCGCGACCTCGCCGCCAAGCACGGCCGCGACGGGCTCATGCTCCTCCGCCTCGGCGCCGTCCCGACGCTCGTCGTGTCGTCGCCGAGCGCCGCGCAGGCCGTGCTGCGCACGCACGACCACGTCTTTGCGTCCAGGGCCTACTCCCCCGTCACCGAAATCCTGTTTTACGGCCCCTCGGATGTCGCCTTCTGCCCCTTCGGCGAGCACTGGCGGCAGGTCAAGAAGATCGCCACCACACACCTCCTCACGAATAAGAAGGTCCGCTCCTACCGCCATGCACGCGAGTACGAG GTGACGTTGGTCTTGGCCAAGATTAGCGATGCAGCATCCAGATGCACCGCCATCGACTTGAGTGATCTGCTTAGTGCCTTCGCATGCGACATCGTGTGCCGTGTCGTCTCCGGCAAGCTTTTCAGGAAACAAGGCCACAACAAACTCTTTCGGGAGCTCATTGACGCCAACGCATTGCTTATCGGCGGATTTAACCTAGAGGACTACTTTCCCAAGTTGGTGAAGCTGGACATCATCAAGAGGATGGTTTGTGCCAAAGCTCGAAAGGTTAATAAGATGTGGGATGATCTGCTCAATAACCTCATCGATGAGCATGCAAGCAAGCTGACGTTATTAGAACACAACAAGGAGGAGAATGACTTCATCGATGTGTTGCTTACTATTCAACACGAGTACAACCTTACGAGAGACCATATTAAAGCCCAGTTGGCG GTCATGTTCGAAGCTGGGACTGATACATCATTCATAGTACTGGAATATGCGATGGTTCGACTCGTGCAAAATCCCCACCTAATGCAGAAGCTACAAGGCGAGTTGAGGAGTTCTATACCGAAGGGAAAAGAACTGGTTACCATAGACGATATCAGCAATTTTGCTTATCTGGAGGCGGTCATCAAAGAGACACTTCGGCTCCATATGCCCGCACCGCTCCTTGTGCCCCACCTCTCCATGGTCGACTGCAATATCAACGGCTACAAGATACCATCAGGAATGCGTACCATCATCAACAGCTGGGCCCTTGCAAGGGACCCTAGCAGTTGGGAGAATGCAGAGGATTTCATGCCCGAGCGGTTCATGGATGGCGGTACTGCCGCAACTATGGACTATAAGGGAAATGCCTTCTCCTACTTGCCCTTTGGAACTGGGCGGAGGATGTGCCCAGGCTTCAACTTCGCGATTGcaaccattgaaatcatgctagcAAATCTCGTGTACCACTTCGACTGGAAGCTACCAGAAGAGTCAATGAAAGGCGGCATCAGTATGGCTGAATTATTTGGGGTGACAATACGCCGGAAGGAAAAGCTCCTTCTTGTCCCTGTAGTGCCACAAGATAAAGATACTGGTCCATAg